A genomic segment from Halomonas sp. TA22 encodes:
- a CDS encoding type II toxin-antitoxin system RatA family toxin — MPTVNRSALVRHSPKQMFDLVNDFERYPEFLPGCRRTRLIERSDTHLVGELTLAKAGVEQSFTTRNDLHEPERIELSLVSGPFRRLHGRWQFTPMGENACKVSLEMDFEFANRLLGMAFGKLFQQVAGQLVEAFTRRADEVYGR; from the coding sequence ATGCCGACGGTCAATCGATCCGCCCTGGTGCGGCACTCCCCGAAGCAGATGTTCGATCTCGTTAACGATTTCGAACGCTATCCCGAATTTCTGCCGGGCTGCCGACGCACACGTCTCATCGAGCGCAGCGACACTCACCTGGTCGGCGAACTGACGCTTGCCAAGGCGGGTGTCGAGCAGAGCTTCACGACACGCAACGATCTCCATGAGCCGGAAAGGATAGAACTCTCTCTGGTCAGTGGCCCTTTCCGTCGGCTGCATGGGCGCTGGCAGTTCACGCCGATGGGCGAGAATGCCTGCAAGGTCAGCCTGGAGATGGATTTCGAGTTTGCCAACCGGCTGCTGGGAATGGCATTCGGCAAACTGTTCCAGCAGGTCGCCGGGCAGCTGGTCGAGGCCTTCACACGGCGTGCGGATGAGGTCTATGGCCGCTGA
- a CDS encoding RnfH family protein — protein MAAESGENSASAISVEVAFALPERQKIVTLSVAPGTTAEQAIVMAGLPRFFPELPCDAFKHAPLGIFGKRLRNTQQVLQPGDRVEVYRPLAIDPKEARRQRASQNETR, from the coding sequence ATGGCCGCTGAGAGTGGCGAGAACTCAGCCAGCGCCATTTCGGTCGAGGTAGCCTTCGCGCTGCCCGAGCGGCAGAAAATCGTGACGTTATCGGTGGCCCCCGGCACGACTGCGGAGCAAGCGATCGTCATGGCCGGCTTGCCACGCTTTTTTCCGGAACTGCCATGCGATGCATTCAAGCATGCCCCGTTGGGGATCTTCGGCAAGCGGCTGCGCAATACGCAGCAAGTGCTGCAGCCCGGCGATCGGGTCGAGGTGTATCGACCGCTTGCCATCGACCCCAAGGAGGCTCGGCGGCAACGCGCCTCGCAGAACGAGACGCGTTAG
- a CDS encoding outer membrane protein assembly factor BamE → MQKLIKIVTLTFTLSLVGGCTYLGVYKRDLPQGNLVDQTMVAQLQPGMSRDQVRSVMGNPLLEGPFDANQWDYLFRLDEAYGDVQQRRVTLTFANERLVDIATTGDLSRDIDLTPQVGPGPAPEGVGPEEQLTPHTPQTSPEPGPAVVPAGGTPAEREPDLSEPAGVEPIDDTLIR, encoded by the coding sequence ATGCAAAAGCTGATTAAGATCGTCACTCTTACCTTCACCCTCTCTTTAGTGGGTGGATGCACCTATCTCGGCGTCTACAAGCGCGACCTGCCCCAGGGCAACTTGGTGGACCAGACAATGGTCGCACAACTGCAGCCCGGCATGAGCCGGGACCAGGTGCGCTCCGTGATGGGCAACCCCCTGCTGGAAGGACCTTTCGATGCCAATCAGTGGGATTATCTGTTCCGCCTCGACGAGGCCTATGGCGACGTACAGCAGCGCCGCGTCACCCTGACCTTCGCCAATGAGCGATTGGTGGATATCGCCACGACTGGCGATCTTTCCCGCGACATCGACCTGACACCGCAAGTCGGGCCGGGACCGGCACCTGAAGGAGTGGGACCCGAGGAGCAACTCACCCCCCATACGCCGCAAACCAGCCCCGAGCCAGGGCCTGCCGTAGTGCCTGCGGGGGGAACGCCAGCCGAGCGGGAGCCCGACCTGAGCGAGCCTGCCGGAGTAGAGCCCATCGATGATACGCTGATCAGGTAG